A segment of the Deltaproteobacteria bacterium genome:
GGAACGTGAGGCTTATTCATCCTTTCAATGCGCAAGGCATGTGCTCCAAAAACAGGCTTTGCTCGATTTCTCGAAAAGGCAAGCTCTTTTGCTCTTATGCGCTCTACTATCGTGCGATTTACGGACTCGCAATCGGATTCACCTAGCTCCGGGAAACAGCGCATCCACGCATCCGGGTCTATAAACATTACACTTTCTTCCTCGCCCTGCTCTTCTAGTTCACATGCATATTGCTGCTGCTCTGCAAGTGAAAGATCCTTAGAAGGAAGCGGCGATATGGAATGACGAGGAATTCTCCTAGCCCTTAACTCTCCGCCACCAGAAACGAAATACTCCCAGGTTGATAAATTCGGATAATCCTCAATCTTTTCCACCAATCCAGCCTCCTGCGGATTGGTATACAAATACACTATCCGCTCAATAGCTTTCTCCGCATCCAAGATAACTGTGCCAGCATATCCCTCACACCAAATAGTCCGCTTTCTCCTGCCAAGTAAGCGATTAATCGCATGGGCCGATTCCCGCTTAATATACCCAACAAAGTCTTTAACACATTCAGGATCCTCCACTACCAAAATCCCATGGACATGGTTAGACATAACTAGCATGTGGCATACGGTTATGTCGTAGAGCTCAAAAGCCTTAGCAATGATTCCTTTAAGAATCACGCGCATATACGCCGCTGCAATTAACGGCAAGCCTTCCTCCGCTCTAAAGCTTACTTCCAGGCAAGTGTTATTAACAAAACATCTACGATTTCTTCCCATTGCTGATACACCTCTACGCTAGCAGCCAATAAATGGCGCATTAAATTACCTATTAGGATTTAGTCATATGTGACTCCGAGCCCGCTACGCTCAGCCACGTCAAATCTTATCGGCAACGTTCGCGTCAATGTGGCAAGAAATGAGAAAAAAAGGAGTAACGGCGTTCCAGCTAGAAAAAAAGGAGTAACGGCGTTCCAGCTAAAAAAAAGGAAACACTGGAACGCCGAGGATGTCCCTAAGTAAAAAAAAGGAAACACTGGAACGCCGAGGATGTCCCTAAGTAACGGTAGCTGCTAGATGCTGTAGATAAACGATATACCTAATGAGAATTCGTTTACGGTTGCATCGTCAACCGCACTCGTGTAACTCAGTTTCGGAGTAACCGAAATATCTCCTAGCGCAAGAGCAAAGGACATTCCATAAGTTACATGCATTAAACCACTGTCATCGCTATATACCTTTTCAGCGTTTGACCCAAAGCCAAAGTCAACATAGGGGGTGACATTGAAACCATCGCCGAGAACAGCCCAATTTAGGGTGTGGCTAAATCCGAGCAGATAATATTGTGCGTCAAAAAGATCGTAGTCATTATAGAATGCTAAGTAAGGTTTTAAAATTGTATCCAAGGAAACTGAAGCGAAGTATTCGGCCGTATTTTCGATATCGTCGGAATCTCTAGGGTAAGTATACCAGAGATGCCCAACCCCGAAGCTAACTGGCCCAAATTCCATATCGTAGCGAAGAGTATGGTCCAGTTCTGTAAACTTTTCGTCTTGGTGATCGCCTTCAGCTGGTAGATGCGCCCACACATTACCCCCAAGCAAGCCAATGTCGCCAAGCGCATAGGTGGCACCTATGCTTGGCTGAATGCACGCGCCGTCATGAAAATTAAAGCCGCGAAACATGTAGTCCGACATAAAATCGGAGCTCAACGTTACTTCCCAGGCCTTCTCAGGGGAGTCTGCATAAGCCGGGCTTACCAAAACGGCCAGCATGAGCAGCAAAAACATCCGAATGATAAGTTTTCCTTCCTTTAACTTTTTCATAAATATTCGTTCATCTCTTAAATTGCGGGTAAAATACTTCGGCCAACTGAGCCAAGCTAATCATCGTGCAAATAAACACTACAATGAGTAACGTCAGGTGGCACCAAAATTTTTCGCAGAAAGAAATAAACACTATTTACGCACAAAATAACGATCGTGTAAGCGCTGACAATGTTCTTCCATGCCCATCATGCCGCAGCACAGTTAAATTAGTGCACGCCAACTTTCTTCTTAGTTTGAGCCACTTACACGAATTCTGCTCTAAAACTGACTTGAAAACTATACGACAACGAAAAATAAAAAACCTGGAATAACCTCGACATTACAAATAAAAACAAATGAACATGACAATACTCTCCTATACCTGCAACTTGTAAAATTACTGGAGACACTAGCATCATATTTTAGGATAAGGTATTAAGTTAAAATAAATGAAAATCTTATTTTAGGCTTAAGACGAAGAAAATGAGAAGAGATCTGCAGGGAAAATATGTGGTTATCTCGACGACAGGTGAAACTGTTCGAGCTTTTGTGCCTTCACCACTTCCCCCACGACCAGCAATAAACTGGACGCCTCAGTTGCAAAAAAAATTCGACGAGGCACTTCTTGCGTTAGGGCGCTTGGATAGCGTGTCGGCCTTACTGGGCGATACTTCGCTATTTCTTTACATCTATATTCGCAAAGAGGCCGTGCTTTCCTCGATGATTGAGGGAACGCAGTCTTCGCTTGCCGATCTACTGTTGTTTGAGTTGGACGAAATACCAGGTGTCCCTATTGATGATGTCTCGGAGGTTAGTAACTATGTAGCAGCCCTAAACCGAGGCTTAGAATTTCTAGAACAAGGGCTACCGCTTTCGTTAAGACTGTTTTGTGAGATTCATAAAGTGCTTTTAGCTAGAGGTCGAGGCAGTCACCAATTGCCAGGAGAATTTAGACGCAGTCAAAACTGGATTGGCGGCACACGACCCGGTAACGCCGCCTTCGTGCCGCCGCCCGCAAAGAATGTGCTAGAATGCATGGGCAAGTTAGAGCTGTTTTTACATGACACAGCACAAGTAACGCCGGTGTTACTTAAGGCAGCACTGTTTCACGTGCAGTTTGAGACAATTCACCCATTTCTCGATGGCAACGGACGTCTGGGTCGACTGCTGATTACATTGCTATTGTGTGCAGAGAAAGTGCTAAGAAAGCCAATGCTTTACCTGAGCCTTTATTTTAAAACACACCGCCAGTATTACTATGAGCTTTTAAACAACGTGCGTTTGACTGGCGACTGGGAGGCTTGGCTCGATTTTTTTGCCGATGCAGTTATCGTCACCGCAAACCAAGCGATTGAGACGGCCGGGCAACTTTTTGATATGTCAAAAATGGATCGAAATAAGATCAACACCATCGGCCGCGCTGCGACATCGACTTTAGCAGTGCACCATGCGCTGATGAAGCATCCCATCATAACTCCGCGTGCTTTGGCGAAAAAAACAGGCATCTCCCCTGCTACCGTAAACAAGGCTCTAATTAATCTCCAAAGGCTTGGTATCGTTAATGAACTTACCACCCAAAAGCGCAACCGCATTTTTAGTTACGCCCGATATCTAGAAATAATAAATCGCGGCACCGAATTGCCAAGTAGTTAGACAATTTGGAAAGAGCATTTGGAACAAGACCAAACTATCTACTCCACTACGCAACATAAGTGCCTATCCCCATAAACATTATCCACTCGACGCACTGCTGGCCAGTACTTGTGCACCTTTAGCCAAGGTGCTGGATAAACCGCTTGCTCGCGACTGTAGGGATAGTTCCATTCCTCAACTGCTAACATCTGGGCCGTATGCGGGGCATTTTTTATTGCGTTATTCTGCTTATCGACCTTGCCGTCTTCTATATCTTTTAATTCTTGTCTAATAAGAATCATCGCATCGCAAAATCTGTCGAGCTCCTCCTTTGATTCACTCTCGGTAGGTTCAACCATTAAAGTCTCAACCACGGGGAAGGAAACCGTTGGCGCGTGGAAGCCATAATCCATCAGCCGCTTGGCAACATCAGCCGCCTCAATCCCAATCGCCCTCTTAAACCCACGCAGATCCAAAATGCACTCATGCGCCACAAAACCTTGCTTGCCGCGATAAAGCACTGGAAAATATTTCTCAAGCCTGTGAGCAATATAATTCGCATTTAAAATTGCCACCTGAGACGCACGCCGTAACGATTCGGGTCCCATCATGCGAATATATGCCCACGAAATTGGGAATATACCTGCGGACCCATAAGGCGCCTGCGATACGGAACCAATCGACAACTTGCCCCCACAATCGCTAGCAAAATGCCCTGGCAAGAACTCCCGCAAATGCCTTCCTACTGCAATCGGGCCAACTCCAGGCCCTCCTCCTCCATGGGGAATGGCGAAAGTTTTGTGAAGATTTAAGTGGCAAACGTCTACACCAAAGTCACCAGGACGACACAAACCAACTTGCGCATTCATGTTGGCTCCATCCATATATACTTGACCACCGCAATCATGAATGGCTTCGACAATCTCAATAATTCTATCCTCAAAAACCCCATGAGTAGACGGATAGGTGATCATCAAACAAGCAAGCCTATCCCTATATTCCTCGGCCTTCGCCCTCAAATCCGCAACATCTACGTTCCCTGCGCTGTCACAGCGAACGACAACTACCTCAAGCCCAGCAAGAGCTGCAGTCGCTGGATTCGTTCCATGCGCCGATTGCGGAATTAGACAAATGTCTCGTTTCCCCTCGCCACGATGTTGGTGATAGGCGCGAATTACTAGCAATCCCGAATACTCGCCCTGAGAACCGGCATTCGGCTGCAAAGAGACCGCGGCTAATCCCGTAACTTCGGCCAACATCTGCTCTAGTTCAGCAACTAGTTCTAGCGATCCCTGAGTCTGCGCTACGGGCGCAAATGGATGGAGATTCGCAAACTCGGGCCAGGTAACGGGAAACATTTCTGATGTAGCATTTAGCTTCATCGTACATGAACCCAGTGGAATCATAGACGTAGTAAGCGACAAGTCCTTGTTTTCTAGCCGCTTTATATAGCGCAGCAGTTCGGTTTCTGAATGATAACTATTGAAGACTTCGTTAGTAAGATAAGGCGTGTCGCGCCTCACTTGAACGTCCAAATCGCTACTTGCCGACTCCTTTAGCCTGTTAAAATCTTCCTGCGAAAATTTGCTTCCAGCAAGAACTTCTAAAATCTCCTGCACATCAGACAAAGTGGTCGTCTCGTTAAGAGATACACCGATACTATCGCTCTCAAAGATGCGAAAGTTCATCTTGGCGATGCGACCCTGCTTTATAATCTGATCTCTCTGACTAGAGGATTGAACCATGACCTGCAAAGTATCGAAAAACTGACCACTCTCGCCTAAAGACAAACCAAATTTGCGAAGTCCCGCTGCAAGCAACGAGGTGAGAAGATGAATTCGCTCCGCAATACTTCTTAATCCCTCTGGGCCGTGATAAACGGCATACATCGACGCCATCACTGCAAGTAAAACCTGAGAGGTGCATATATTACTAGTAGCCTTCTCTCGCCTAATGTGTTGCTCGCGGGTCTGTAGAGCTAAGCGAAAGGCCTTGTTGCCAGCTGCATCCTTCGATACGCCGATAATTCGCCCCGGAACCTGTCTCTGGTATTCTAACTTCGTCGCAAAATACCCAGCATGTGGCCCGCCAAATCCAAGCGGAAGGCCAAACCGCTGCGAGCTACCGATAACTACATCCGCTCCCCAAGTCCCAGGAGCTTTTAGAATAGCTAAACTAAGTAGATCCGCGGCAACTACAACCAGAGCATTATGGACATGCAGACTAGCACAGAAACCACTCCAATCCCTGACCTCGCCGTGCGTTCCTGGATACTGAATTAAGGCACCAAATAAACGCTGCGAAAGTTCTGTTTTCCTATCATCTCCGACAACGACGTCGATCCCTAAAGGTTTAGCGCGCGTCTTAACTACGTCAATGACGTGCCGATGCACGTTAGTAGACACAAAAAAAGCATTCTTTGTATCGCTACCCTTAATGCGATGGCAAAAAGTCATAGCCTCCGCAGCAGCCGTGGCCTCATCTAACAAGGATGCATTTGCAAGCTCCATTCCCGTCAAATCAGCTATCATGGTTTGGAAATTTATCAGCGCCTCCATGCGACCTTGAGATATCTCTGCTTGATAAGGCGTGTATTGTGTATACCACCCAGGATTCTCCAAAATATTGCGCTGCACGACTGGAATACTTATGCTTTCATAGTACCCCATTCCGATAAAAGATCGGCTGCAAATATTCTTTTTTGCCTTTTCGCGCAGTTCTCCAAGCACTGCAAACTCGCTAGCCGCTGGCCTCAGATTTAGCGGCTCTTTTGCCCGAATACCACTTGGCACGGTCTTATCCACTAACTCGTCAATCGACGATACGCCAAGCTCCGATAACATGCTCTGAACTTGCCCATCATCCGGCCCAACGTGATTGCGAACGAACGAAGTTGACTGATCCGAAACGAGATTACTTAGAGACTTCATCTAAATACGCCTTATACTCATCGGCACCCATATGCCCTTCAATCTGCCCAATATCAACTGGCTCAATAACTATCATCCAGCCTTCGCTAAACGCCGCCGTGTTAATTAGTTCAGGTTTATCAACAACTGCTGCATTTACCTCAACAACTTTTCCATCGACCGGAGAATATATATCGCTAACTGCCTTAACCGACTCCACAGTCCCAAATGACTGCCCTTTTGTTACCTTTGTTCCAACTTCCGGAAGCTCGACAAAAACGACATCGCCCAGTTCCTGCTGAGCATAATCAGTAATCCCAACTACGACCTTTCCCGCATCAACTCTCATCCATTCATGCTCGGATGTGTACTTAAGTTCAGCTGGTAGACCCATATTTTTTTGCCCTTACATAAAAAGGAATCTTACACACTACTACACTAACTCGTTTTCCCCGTATATCCGCCTCTAACTCAGTGCCAACTTCGCACCTATCTACATCTACAAACGCAAGCCCTACGGGCTTGCTAATACTCGGCGTCTTCGTTCCACTAGTCACTACGCCAACTTCCTTGCCAGAAAAAAGACTTACGCCCTCGCGCACAATTCCGCGGCCAGTGACTTCCACGCCAACCAATTTTCGTGAAATTCCGCCTTCCTTCAGTCTCAGCAATGCGTCCTTGCCGATAAAAGCGGGCTTATCAAACTTTATATATTTTCCCACGCCCGACTGTAACGCGCTCACGTCATCCCGCAACTCGTGCCCATGCAATGGATAACAGGCCTCCAACCTCAAAGTATCCCGCGCAGCTAGGCCAACCGGCTTCAAGCCGTAAGGCTTGCCAACATCTATTAGCAATCGCCACAACATTGGACCTGCATGGTTAAGACAAAATATCTCAAAGCCATCCTCGCCAGTATATCCCGTCCTAGCGATAACCAGCTTAACGCCATTTAAGCGGCCTCCTGATGGCACGTACTCTGTCACGCTAAACGAAGTCAAGTTTGTAGCCGATAATAAATTGTCATGCACTCCAAGAGCATTGCATAATACCTCTTCTGCCCTAGGACCTTGAATGGCCACCTGCGAAAACTCGTTAGATCTGTTCTCGATCTTAGCGTTTTCGTCATTGTGATTACTTAGCCAGAGGTAATCCTTATTAGTGTTAGAGGCATTTACACAAAGCAAATAGGACTCGGGCGCAAGGCGATATATGATAATGTCATCGACCACGCCACCAGTCGTATTTAGCAGCAACGAATATTGCGCTCGCCCTATTTTCAATACCTCTACATTATTGCTAGTAACGCGCTGCAAGAAGGCAAGCGCCTTTGGGCCATCGACGATAATTTCTCCCATGTGACTTACGTCAAAGAGCCCAACTTCATTGCGAACTGCCAAATGCTCTTCCGTTACACCACTGTATTGCACCGGCATCTCCCAGCCACCAAAACTTGTAAACTTTGCATGTAGTTCCTGATGACAGGGATAAAGCGGTGTGCGCGATAGCGTTGGAATTTCAGATAACAAACTCATGAATTAAACCTTCCTACGAGCTGACTCTACAGTATTTGCTAAAAGCATTGCAATGGTCATGGGCCCAACTCCTCCCGGGACTGGAGTTATAGCCTGAGCAACTTCGCTCGCTTCAATAAAATCCACATCACCAACGAGCTCACCTTCTGCGGTTCTGTTGATGCCAACATCGATAACTATTGAATGCGGCTTAATCCAGCTACTCTTAATCATTTTTGGCCTTCCAACCGCCGCGACTAAAATATCTGCCTGGCGGCATTCTTTGTCGAGCTCCAGAGTTTTTGAATGGCACAAGGAAACTGTGCAGTTCCTGTCTACTAACATCATTGCAACGGGCTTACCCACCAGCACTGAGCGGCCAACGACAGTCGCTTTTAAGCCATCTAAACTTTTAGATAATCCGAGCTCCTCGCGAGCGCGATCTATAAGAGCCATAACGCCAAGAGGCGTACAGGGCTTAAAGCCCTCTCGCTTTTCGTCGCCATGATTTCTAGTGCGCAATAAAAGCCCCTGGTTTAGCGGATGCAAGCCATCGACGTCTAAGCTAGGATCTATGCAGCGCAGCGCAGCTAGCTCATCTATCCCATTCGGCAGTGGTAACTGTAGCAAAATTCCATCGAGATTGCGTTCGGCGCTAAGTCCGGCAAGTTTAGCCTGTAAACTTTCATTGGTAATACTTCCAGGTATTACTACGTCAGTTGTCTCCATCCCAATACTTAAAGCTTTAGCAGTTTTGGTTTTTACATAAACTCTTGAAGCCGGATCCTCTCCGACTAGCACCACTGCTAGATGTGGTTTTCTACCCAAAGCAACCGTTAAACTTGCGACCTCAGACTTGAGGCGCCCGAGCACGTCCTGAGCCAATTCCTTGCCACTAATTACTAAGGCAGCCATATGCAAGCATTCATTTCTCAAAAAGGAACAACAGGTTTTTGTAGATTTTAATCTCCAAAGTTACTTACACCAAGCATCACAATTATTCCAGTCCCTAGAAATTTATTATTCGGACGACTCCTTGACGATATATGACTGTTGAAAATAAGCTTAATGTATATTATTGGAATAATAATAGGCATATCGCCTTGTAGTCCAAAGACTCCTTTAAGCGAGGATAAGGCTAATGATTATAGGAATTCCAAAAGAGCGAAAACCAGACGAGAGAAGAGTTGCGCTCATCCCCGATGGTGCGCGGGTATTAACCAATCTGGGCCATCGAGTCCTTCTCGAAACCCAAGCTGGGGCATTAAGTGGGTTTTCAGACGATGATTTTAAGGCTGCCGGCGCTGAAATCGTGCCGGATCTCAAGTCAGTTTGGGGTCAGTGCGAGCTGCTAGTTAAGGTAAAAGAGCCTTCTCCCGATGAGATTGGTTTTTTTAGGCCTGGATTGGCGGTTTTTTGTTTCTTGCATCTTGCTGTTGCACCGGAACTCACAAAAGCAATGGTAGAACAGAAAGTTACAGGCTTAGATTACGATTTAGTGACACTTGATGACGGCCGGTTACCGATCTTAGAACCAATGAGCGTCATAGCGGGAAAACTTTCCATACAATGTGGCGCATACGCATTGCAGGCTAACTGCGGAGGACGTGGCGTACTGCTTGGTGGTGCCGTGGGAGTTCAACCTGGGAAAATAGTAGTTGTCGGTGCGGGTGCTGCCGGAAGCAATGCAGCTAGAGTGGCCTTAGGAATTGGAGCCGAGGTTTCCATCTTGGATATTAACCCCCAAAAACTTCAACCGTTTGCTGAACGAATTCCTCCAACGAAAACTCTCTTTTCTACGCCGGATACCCTTAGACGAGAAATAGCGGAGGCCGATCTGGTAATTGGGTCCGTGCTCGTTCCGGGGGCTTTGGCGCCTAAACTTCTCACGCGTGAAATGCTTACGACAATGAAAAAGGGCTCGGTAATAGTGGACATTTGCATAGACCAAGGTGGTTTTGCGGAGTCTAGTAGGCCCACTACTATTTCTAATCCAACATTTGTCGAAGACGATGTGGTGCATTATTGCGTGACTAACATGCCGGCACTTGTGCCACGAACTTCTACCATCGCACTAACTAACTCTACATTATTGTGGATACAGCGAATTGCTGGCCTTGGAATTACGGGTGCCGTTAGAAAATCTCCACCACTTCGCCGTTCGCTAACGAGCTACAAAGGAAATTTAACTAATGCAGTTATTGGACGAGATTTAAACATGAAGTTCTTAACAGAACACGAGGTAAACGAACTCTTAATCGACTAAGACAAGAAATAATGATTAAGATCAAAGCTAATCTAGCTATAAAAACCGTGCCCTGACGCCCATGACCCCTGCCATAGTACCACAGTTTTCGCTGTGCATGCGACTGGCAGACAAAAATGAGGAAACTTAACTAGCGGCCACGGCCTTCGCTTTCATCGATCTGCCGATAACTGGCGTGTTGATTATTAAGGCGGTACTATTTGTATCGCGCTCCCAGTTTACTTCTAGCTGCTCTCGCTCTAAGACAAAATACTTAGTAATCACCTCCAACAGATCCTTTTTAAATAGATCCATTGCCTGAGGAGTAAGTCCGGCACGATCCTGAACAAGCACCATTTGCAACCTGTTCTTCGCCGTGACCTTGCTAAAGTGCCCTTTGAACAGTATGTTTTTTAAATTACCAATCACTCCTCTTTCCCCTGCTTAAGTAATTTACTTTAATTATTACGGCTACCCCAAATACATTCTCTTACACTTACGCTGCTCTGAGGCGCTTTCCTAACTTTGCCCAAAGCCCCAAGCCGATATTGAGGTCTTCCTGTGGGACATCCGGACTACCTGTCAATCGCTCTGCCACTCTCATATACGCACGGCCGGCCGCCGAAATCTTTGTATTATAAACTACTGGCTCGCCAGTATTGGCAGAAACAATTATGGCATTGTCGCGGTCTATCATGCCAATTTGTTCTATCCCTAAAATGTCAATGACATCCTGCGGAGACAACATATCTCCCTTGCGCACCATGTCTTTGTCAACTCTATTAATCAACAACCGCGCATCGATATTTTGCGCCGACAACAATCCGATAACACGATCTGCGTCGCGAATCGCCGCGACGTCTGGAGTTGTAACGATAATCGCCGAATCAGCCCCAGCACAGGCATTGCGGAAACCTCGCTCTATGCCAGCAGGAGAGTCTATAAGGATAAAATTAAATTCGGACTTTAGCTTATTTACAACATTTGCAAACTCGCGCTCAGTCAACACATCCTTTTCATCCGTCTGAGATGCTGGCAACAAAAACAAATTGTTCGACTTCTTGGACTTTATTATGGCCTGCTGCGGCTTACAAACACCTTTAGCTACGTCGACTATGGTAAAAACTATGCGATTCTCCAATCCCATAATGACATCGAGATTGCGAAGCCCAATATCAGCATCAATTACCAATACTCTCTTGCCCTTAAGTGCAAGTGCCGCACCTAAGTTCGCAGTCGTAGTCGTCTTTCCAACGCCACCCTTTCCTGATGTGATTACAATTGCCTTACCTGACATTTCACTCCCCTGTGTTTTTTCCTTACTGCACGAGCACCCGAAACATAATGGGCCAGACTATCCTTCAAACAAAAAAACTAACTTCTTAGCGAAAATACTCTCGAATTAAACGCCTCTACCACAATGCGACGATCCTCTATTCGCGCAATCTCAGCTCCTCTTCCCCGCTCTCCATTCCCTCTAGAAATCACCGAACCGATTCTAAGCTGCATGGGCTGCATCGACAGCGCAATTATTACTCTGTTTAAACAATCGTCGTCATAAGCTGAGGCGTGCGCAGTGCCGCGCAAGCTGCCAAAAACTATTATATCGCCTCCCGCAACAATATCTGCACCTGGATTAACATCCCCAATAATCACTAAGGTGTATGGAGTTTCTATGCGCTGGCCAGATCTAAGCATGCCATATACAATTCGAGCGTTGGCATCCTCCTCAAATAACTCTTCCTCCCCTAACAGATCAGTAACGCGTTTTAAACTTTCAGCATCCATTACACCGCGACCTTGAGACTGAGACGACACCTGTATTTCGGCACTTAAGCTCGAGTCCTGGTTATGAACACTTCCTCTGGGATAGATACCAAAAGGTTCCAGCATCGATATAGGATTTTCGACACCTTTAGCTTCATCAAAAAAATTATCCGATTTAACTTTTTTCTCTAGCGCGAGATTAACTTCTGCGTGCTCATCTGCCTGTCGCGAACTCTTCCCAGATGTAAGTGTAAGCTTTGGCGACTTTTTCTTTCGACCGGCAATTTCTACTCCGCATTGCTCTCTCAAAAGGCTTTCAAGATGAGAACTTTGCTCCTTAGTCGGCAAGCGATCGAGCCATTCAATCCCTATCTCCCCACCTTCCAAAAAGCGCTTCCGCTCGCCCAAAAAGGATCTTACTTCTGACAAAATATTATCCCAATTAGCCCGACCGTCAATGCGTAAAACCAAACCCTCTTCTGTCCCACGAGCAGTAACTATTTTTGAGTTCGAAGGAGCAATATCCTGCTCCAAACCAGAGATACTTCCAGGCAAATCCATAATGTGCTCCCCAGTCTTTCTGTTAGAACTCAACTCGTCGTCTAGAAAATTAGTCACAAATAATTTCTCCCTCGTTCGCTACTTCAAGTTATTTATAGCAATCGCTCATTTGGAGTCAACAAAATTAGATCTGAAAACGTAGCTAATACAAAAAATGTTTTCTACATTATTTATTCTTAACTTTGAGGGTAATGCGTATTCTGAAAGAATTCGGCCACTGATTCTAAAAATCCGGCCACCTGTTTTTGTAAATACCGCAACTAATAGCGGAGATTAGTTTAAAGGATGTATACCGTTTCCAAAAAGGATTTTTGTAAATGGTATAGCCTCGAACACAATTTTGGTCATGGCTCGCAGTTTTCAGCCTTCAATTTCTACCTCCTGACCATGCTTGGCCTCTATACAGACGCCCGTCAACAACGCCAATTTATGCAATTCCCTGCTATCTCACTGCCGCCAAGCGAATTTATTGCCAATTTCTCTCACTCACAACGCTTCGCCCAGAATTGCTGCTTTGTATGCGGTCGGGGTCGAGAGGAAGAGGAAATGAAAGATAATTATTAGGTGGGTAGTCAAATAAACAAATTTTAGATATATGGCAGGCTATGAACGCGCTTATTTTTATAATGTTCTCATTGCTTGCACCGGCAAGCACGTGGAGATCTGTTGTTTGCCATATGGCACCGATCTTTGAAAAGGAATGCGTAATGCCCAGCATGGTAGCACAACAAAATGCGGAAAAGAAAACGCGAGTTCGCCTTAGCTCGCCGCGGGGAACGTTTAACACCGGATACTACACCCGGCTTGACCGCGTAGAGATTACTGCCAAGAATGTGGGCGAGGTTGGAGCAAGTGACGTTGTTGTTACCGTGACCACGCCGGGGGGAAATCATTATGCACTTTCCGGCCCAAATTCTCTTGCTGCGCACGCGGAGGCTATCTACGTGCTAAGCCTCTCTGAGGTGGTTGCATCCACCAAGGAAATAGAAGCCGAAGTTACTTGCAGCAACTGTTATCGCTGAGAGCAACACATAGAATTAAACGCCCCAAAAAATTACAAAAAGTACCCTCGGAGCCTCTGTGGAAACTGAAGTCGCTTAAAGCAAGGTCGTCTATGCACTAGAAAAACAAGCATTTATACCGCGAGGCAACTAACTAAGCCACGTA
Coding sequences within it:
- a CDS encoding transposase, whose protein sequence is MGRNRRCFVNNTCLEVSFRAEEGLPLIAAAYMRVILKGIIAKAFELYDITVCHMLVMSNHVHGILVVEDPECVKDFVGYIKRESAHAINRLLGRRKRTIWCEGYAGTVILDAEKAIERIVYLYTNPQEAGLVEKIEDYPNLSTWEYFVSGGGELRARRIPRHSISPLPSKDLSLAEQQQYACELEEQGEEESVMFIDPDAWMRCFPELGESDCESVNRTIVERIRAKELAFSRNRAKPVFGAHALRIERMNKPHVP
- a CDS encoding Fic family protein; the protein is MRRDLQGKYVVISTTGETVRAFVPSPLPPRPAINWTPQLQKKFDEALLALGRLDSVSALLGDTSLFLYIYIRKEAVLSSMIEGTQSSLADLLLFELDEIPGVPIDDVSEVSNYVAALNRGLEFLEQGLPLSLRLFCEIHKVLLARGRGSHQLPGEFRRSQNWIGGTRPGNAAFVPPPAKNVLECMGKLELFLHDTAQVTPVLLKAALFHVQFETIHPFLDGNGRLGRLLITLLLCAEKVLRKPMLYLSLYFKTHRQYYYELLNNVRLTGDWEAWLDFFADAVIVTANQAIETAGQLFDMSKMDRNKINTIGRAATSTLAVHHALMKHPIITPRALAKKTGISPATVNKALINLQRLGIVNELTTQKRNRIFSYARYLEIINRGTELPSS
- the gcvP gene encoding aminomethyl-transferring glycine dehydrogenase, which codes for MKSLSNLVSDQSTSFVRNHVGPDDGQVQSMLSELGVSSIDELVDKTVPSGIRAKEPLNLRPAASEFAVLGELREKAKKNICSRSFIGMGYYESISIPVVQRNILENPGWYTQYTPYQAEISQGRMEALINFQTMIADLTGMELANASLLDEATAAAEAMTFCHRIKGSDTKNAFFVSTNVHRHVIDVVKTRAKPLGIDVVVGDDRKTELSQRLFGALIQYPGTHGEVRDWSGFCASLHVHNALVVVAADLLSLAILKAPGTWGADVVIGSSQRFGLPLGFGGPHAGYFATKLEYQRQVPGRIIGVSKDAAGNKAFRLALQTREQHIRREKATSNICTSQVLLAVMASMYAVYHGPEGLRSIAERIHLLTSLLAAGLRKFGLSLGESGQFFDTLQVMVQSSSQRDQIIKQGRIAKMNFRIFESDSIGVSLNETTTLSDVQEILEVLAGSKFSQEDFNRLKESASSDLDVQVRRDTPYLTNEVFNSYHSETELLRYIKRLENKDLSLTTSMIPLGSCTMKLNATSEMFPVTWPEFANLHPFAPVAQTQGSLELVAELEQMLAEVTGLAAVSLQPNAGSQGEYSGLLVIRAYHQHRGEGKRDICLIPQSAHGTNPATAALAGLEVVVVRCDSAGNVDVADLRAKAEEYRDRLACLMITYPSTHGVFEDRIIEIVEAIHDCGGQVYMDGANMNAQVGLCRPGDFGVDVCHLNLHKTFAIPHGGGGPGVGPIAVGRHLREFLPGHFASDCGGKLSIGSVSQAPYGSAGIFPISWAYIRMMGPESLRRASQVAILNANYIAHRLEKYFPVLYRGKQGFVAHECILDLRGFKRAIGIEAADVAKRLMDYGFHAPTVSFPVVETLMVEPTESESKEELDRFCDAMILIRQELKDIEDGKVDKQNNAIKNAPHTAQMLAVEEWNYPYSREQAVYPAPWLKVHKYWPAVRRVDNVYGDRHLCCVVE
- the gcvH gene encoding glycine cleavage system protein GcvH: MGLPAELKYTSEHEWMRVDAGKVVVGITDYAQQELGDVVFVELPEVGTKVTKGQSFGTVESVKAVSDIYSPVDGKVVEVNAAVVDKPELINTAAFSEGWMIVIEPVDIGQIEGHMGADEYKAYLDEVSK
- the gcvT gene encoding glycine cleavage system aminomethyltransferase GcvT, with translation MSLLSEIPTLSRTPLYPCHQELHAKFTSFGGWEMPVQYSGVTEEHLAVRNEVGLFDVSHMGEIIVDGPKALAFLQRVTSNNVEVLKIGRAQYSLLLNTTGGVVDDIIIYRLAPESYLLCVNASNTNKDYLWLSNHNDENAKIENRSNEFSQVAIQGPRAEEVLCNALGVHDNLLSATNLTSFSVTEYVPSGGRLNGVKLVIARTGYTGEDGFEIFCLNHAGPMLWRLLIDVGKPYGLKPVGLAARDTLRLEACYPLHGHELRDDVSALQSGVGKYIKFDKPAFIGKDALLRLKEGGISRKLVGVEVTGRGIVREGVSLFSGKEVGVVTSGTKTPSISKPVGLAFVDVDRCEVGTELEADIRGKRVSVVVCKIPFYVRAKKYGSTS